A genomic segment from Streptomyces antibioticus encodes:
- a CDS encoding ABC transporter permease: MATLTEAPPPLAPAAAKGKPPRKRGRWTPYLLLLPGLLWLVVFFALPMIYQASTSVQTGSLEEGYKVTWHFATYWDALSEYWPQFLRSVSYAAAATVLCLVLGYPLAYLIAFRAGRWRNLIMILVIAPFFTSFLIRTLAWKTILADSGPVVEVLNTLHVLDVTSWLGWTSGDRVLATPLAVVCGLTYNFLPFMVLPLYTSLERIDGRLHEAAGDLYARPVTTFRKVTFPLSMPGVVSGTLLTFIPAAGDYVNAELLGSTDTRMIGNVIQTQFLRVLDYPTAAALSFILMAAILFMVTFYIRRSGTEDLV, from the coding sequence ATGGCGACGCTCACCGAGGCGCCCCCGCCGCTCGCCCCGGCCGCCGCCAAGGGGAAACCGCCCCGCAAGCGCGGCCGTTGGACGCCGTATCTCCTGCTGCTGCCGGGTCTGCTCTGGCTGGTGGTGTTCTTCGCGCTGCCGATGATCTACCAGGCGTCCACGTCCGTGCAGACCGGCTCCCTCGAAGAGGGCTACAAGGTCACCTGGCACTTCGCGACCTACTGGGACGCGCTGAGCGAGTACTGGCCGCAGTTCCTGCGCTCGGTCTCCTACGCGGCCGCCGCCACGGTCCTGTGTCTCGTGCTCGGCTATCCGCTGGCGTATCTCATCGCGTTCCGCGCGGGCCGCTGGCGGAACCTGATCATGATCCTGGTGATCGCGCCGTTCTTCACCAGCTTCCTGATCCGCACCCTCGCCTGGAAGACGATCCTCGCGGACTCCGGACCGGTCGTGGAGGTGCTCAACACCCTGCACGTCCTGGACGTCACGAGCTGGCTCGGCTGGACCTCGGGCGACCGGGTCCTCGCCACGCCGCTCGCGGTCGTGTGCGGTCTGACGTACAACTTCCTGCCGTTCATGGTGCTGCCGCTCTACACCTCGCTGGAGCGCATCGACGGACGGCTGCACGAGGCGGCCGGCGATCTGTACGCCCGGCCCGTCACCACCTTCCGCAAGGTCACCTTCCCGCTGTCGATGCCCGGCGTGGTCTCCGGCACCCTGCTGACCTTCATCCCGGCGGCCGGTGACTACGTCAACGCCGAACTCCTCGGCTCGACCGACACCCGCATGATCGGAAACGTGATCCAGACGCAGTTCCTGCGCGTCCTGGACTATCCGACCGCGGCGGCCCTCTCCTTCATTCTCATGGCCGCCATTTTGTTCATGGTCACCTTCTACATCCGCAGGTCGGGGACGGAGGACTTGGTCTAA